Genomic window (Mya arenaria isolate MELC-2E11 chromosome 16, ASM2691426v1):
ttacaactaGGCTATGGCCACGGGACTGTTCTGGTCAGAATAGCGCAGTAACATGGTTAATCGTTTAATGTGTTTGATTATCATGAATAGGGCTATATTGAAATTTGTGGTTCAATAGTTTGACAACAAATGTAAACATCAATAATccaatcaataaatgttaacatgAACATGTGTATATACTGAATAAAAACCCAAAACATTAGTATTAAGTAAAgtgtaaagtgtttgtttattatagtgtcaccccTCTTAGTCAAGGGCCAGCCCGTTGGGCTAATGAGACACCTACATTCGTGAACATTTTTACCCCGATTCCTTATCCCAaatgccaggcgcctggcaggaaggcaatcggtacccctcgatttaactagctgctgggtCGGCAACCGGCCATGTCAGAACAAGCCTCTTGTGAGACTCGAACCTTCGACCTCCCACTCCGTAGGCAgacgccttaaccacaaggccacggagatGGTATTATGCCAACAATATTGATTTAGTATCAGTTAATATACCTTTCtttacaatcgttgttaaaAAAAGGATAGAAagtatgaatattaaaacaatttttacagCCGATATTATTATGATGTAATATCTCCCGGTTCCAGGATGATAAAACCAGGCTCGTTTCCCAATTAAAGTGATTTTATGGCAAAATGGTAACTGATACACCAGAATACACAGGACTTAACTTAGCTCAAATGTTTCTGAAGGAGGTACTCAACCTCATATCATGATTGGAGCCTATAAACTTCAGTTCCGGAGGAGGGGTGCACGTCAAACGTGCGAACCTTGTAACTTCAAATCCAAGATCTGCCCTTTGCTTCATACATGGCTTTCTTCTTCTTTATATCTAGCATTTTTAAGCAAGAAGACGCAGATGTCAGATtggttcaaaatattaaatttaacacACGGAAGATAGTTTCAATGACTCGGAACCGGCTTAAAAATCCATCCATCAagccatccatccatccatccgcTCGCTCGTTCGtgcgttcgttcgttcattcattcattcattcattcattcattcattcattcatccatccattcattcattagttcattaattcattcattcattcattcattcattcattcattcattcattcattcattcattcattcattcattcattcattcattcattcattcattcattcattcattcattcattcattcattcattcattcactcactcactcactcactcactcactcactcactcactcactcactcactcactcactcactcactcactcactcactcactcactcactcactcactcactcactcactcactcactcactcactcactcactcactcactcactcactcactcactcactcactcactcactcactcactcactcactcactcactcactcactcactcactcactcactcactcactcactcactcactcactcactcactcactcactcactcactcactcactcactcattattcactcactcattcattcattcattcattcattcattcattcattcattcattcattcattcattcattcattcattcattcattcattcattcattcattcattcattcattcattcattcattcattcattcattcattcattcgatcattcattcattcattcatccattcattcattcaatcatttattcattcattcattcactcatccatccatccatccatccatccatccatccatccatccacaCATAATCCCACCCAAAACTCCCTcactccctccctccctccctccctccctcactccctccctccctccctccctccctccctccctccctccctccctccctcactcactcactcactcactcactcactcactcactcactcactcactgaactttttataaaatttcCGTCTAAAAGAATATTATAATTCATCGCCACTTCCCTCAAAAGATGGGGGCTAACCTCCGGGTATTTTCTATCACAATGACTTTAATTATATTACACAATGAAGGTAATAGCGTTAAGGGCACTGGCCACGTCATCGACTCACTTAACAggatattttctatttcaaaatgACAACATCAATATTAAGATCATCTGTAAGGCACAATTGCATTGCGCCTCATCAGAAGGTTTTTACAGTTGACTAGTACCCTTAAAGCGTACCATTGCTTGTAGCAAAACGTTGTATCAAAGTATAGATAAGTTTTATATCTTGAATACTTCCAGTGGCTTATACCAatggtgctcgtcacattgcgtggatacagtaatacatttttttgtatattttttatttttaattttttttatatttttttaattatttatttgggtcaaaatagtgaatatatgtcatttaaaaattattccacaatttttcataaaagaaaattagtataatatataaataaatatgaggttaacatgtgcaaaaaaatcattacgTTGAGTAAGACGCGTATTTATCCAAATCGAACGTTTTTTGTTGCAGTATTTGTACTTTCACTTCGAATCTCCTTCAtgcaattttgaccttgaccgcgCACTCGGCTATGACTTAAATACACgaagcgttttcattggacggctaCCATCGACTTTCCTTGTTTTAATGACGTAACtggaaaaacattcaaatgttatccaaagtgaaagtagaaatactgcAACAAAAAACGTTCTATTTGGGTAAAAATGCGTCTTACTCAACGAGTTTTTATCGGtaggaataatattttaagcttctctttgtaatgcatgcgcaaagtttgcatgtcagtctgttcTAAACGTGTTTTAGGGGGGAAAAATCCGTTGTTTTTCAACCTCCCGTTTCTTTCGTAATGGCGAATTTCAGTTTCTGGTCggtgcattttgtttaattatgccGTTATGGTCAATCTTACTAGCATAAAAGTcatatttttcttgtagatgGGAATCTTACCTTATCAGAACAGTAACAATATTTAggttatatcaattattttaggaattatgctctattgattaggtccgtttggaattgatgctttttgcacatgtttaccttatatttatttatatattatactaattttctttcatgaaaaattgtggattaatgttttaaatgacatatattcactattgggaccaaaataaataataaaaaatagatatatattaaaaataaaaaaatatacaaaaaaaatgtatgactgtatccaggcaatgtgacgagcacctttgGCTTATACGGCTTATTACAAATAAAGTTGTGAAAAAGGTGTGCGAATTTTAAAACTCTAAAACATCGCTTTATCTAATATATTCATCATACATCTTTATATGGCATTAAATAATATCAAGCATTCGAATTATCTAACGTTTCACAAGAATGGCACTTATATCACCGTTGGTTTATGTTATTGGACAaggaataaataattaatacatgatTGATACAATGCGGCAGGGTTATGTGTCGCTGAAGGAAGGTCAAATGAAGTCACAAGGTGCGGTTTCTATTATACAACTGAACATGTACTTGTGCTGTAAACATATCAGTTACCCACCTATTCTATACTTGATTGCTGGCGACTAACCTACCCTGGATTGAAAACTGAGCTATCAATTACTCACGCAGAAAACATAATGCACCTGTCTGTTAGAATGCGATATATTCCTTTTGAAGGTTAAGATGGATTTGATATCCATTGTGTTCATAAGAGTGGCAAAGGGATCGTTTTATTTGACATTGAATTAATTTAAGTCTAGTATTTTGCCTATGAGCGGGGGGCTTAACATGTGAAAGTGAAAAACAGTCTAGAAGAAACACAAATCATATTGCGATTACTTTTTTGTCTTCAGAACAGTTATTGCAAAACATAGCAAACTGGATCAAATGTGATGGCCCTTGTCTTCATAGCCAGTATGTAATATCAGCATTGGCCTTCTAGTACACTTTGTTTGCACTTGCTCTCGCAAGATTTAAACCCACTGGGGGTGTAGACAAACAGTGTAACTTATACTACACGCATTATATGATTGCATTCAAAAATATCATCCCGATATTTGGAACAATCGGATATTCGCTAATGCAAAGCAGACTAACAAAGACTGAGTATGGCAAGAATAGTAGAGCACTGTATTAATAGGTGTTTGATTTGACCAGAGAGAACGATTGACAAAGGCATATTAACAAATAGCATTACTATGAAGTATTTCGTTTGAGAAAGGACTTAGcacatttgcattaaatgatcACACAAAATATCAGCTATAACAAGACGTAGTTGTTCGTTTGACACAAAACCTAGCACAGCTGATCACTGAAAACAATCAAGTATTTTTGGacttaaatattatgatattgGATGACGAAGATTTGCGTTACTTGTTTTGAACTATTCAAGTTGTTGTCAATGTGGTTCATGACAATGACAATTCTGTATGTCAGTGACATGTGACTttcatattcaatattcaacaaaaacagCTCAGAATTCATTGTAtgtttaaagtacatgtatgtagtaagAATCACAAGTTAGTATTATTTTCGCTTCATTGTAATCTCGATAATGAATTATCGTTTCTATTCATATTCCAACCTGTGTTCAGTTCACAAGTAACGTTCTCGTGAGATAAACAGTTGTGGCACATTTTATTAGCCTGAGAGTGGGCAACTACAGCTTTACACGACGGTTGACACTTATTATAGTAATGACAAGAGTGGTCAGAACTAATGTTCAGAGAATATACATTCAAAATGTCGTCAGTTCTATAGACGTTCAATGCATAATAAGTTCGAAGTAGTCGTTTGTATGcttatttaatgttgttgttttttgctttcACACCTTTTCACTTCGCTATCAAGCTCTTAGTTTCCTGCTTTCCTTTTCGGCTGAAGTTTGATATACAATCAGTCATCAGCATATCGTTTTCTTGTATaccaaaatatacttttttacaCGTATATTCGTTGCATGCAATACTTAGTAACAACATTGAAACTCTTTGCAAGCTTCGCAACAGCAGGAATCGAAGTCAGAAGAGGGGGGCAGATTAAAAGTCGTCACCCGTGGCCGGTTTATCATACAAGTCGTCACTCGTGGCCGGTTTATCATACAAGTCGTCACTCCGGGCCGGTTTATCATAAAAGTCGTCACCCGTAGCCGGTTTATCATACAAGTCGTCACTCGTGGCCGGTTTATCATACAAGTCGTCACTCTTGGCCGGTTTATCATACAAGTCGTCAGTCGTGGCCGGTTTATCATACAAGTCGTCACTCGTGGCCGGTTTATCATACAAGTCGTCACTCGTGAATGGTTTATCATACAAGTCGTCACTCGTGACCGGTTTATCATACAAGTCGTCACTCGTGGCCTGTTTATCATACAGGTCGTCACTCGTGGCCGGTTTATCTTCCAATCTTCACTCGTGGCCGGTTTATCTTCCAATCTTCACTCGTGGCTGGTTTATCATACAAGTCGTCACTCATGGCCGGTTTATCATAAAAGTCGTCACTCGTGGCCGGTTTATCATACAAGTCGTCAGTCGTGGCCGATTTATCATACAAGTCGTCACTCGTGGCCGGTTTATCATACTAGTCGTTACTTGTCGCCGGTTTATCATAAAAGTCGTCACTCGTGGCCGGTTTATCATACAAGTCGCTACTTGTGGCCATTTAATCATACAAATCGTCAATCGTAGCCGGTATATCATACAAACCGTCACTTTTTGCCGTTTTATCATACAAGTCGTCACTCGTGAGAGGTTTATCATACAAGTCGTCACTCGTGGCCGGTTTATCATACAAGTCGTCACTCGTGGCCGTTTTATCATACAAGTCGTCACTCGTGGCCGGTTTATCATACAAATCGTCACTCGTGGCCGGTTTATCTTACTAATCGTTACTCGTCGCTGGTTTACCATACAAGTCGTCACTCGTGGCCGGTTTATCATACAAGTCGTTACTCGTGGCTGTTTTATCATACAAGTCGTCAGTCGTGGCCGGTTTATCATATAAGTCGTCACTTGTAGCCGGTTTATCATACAAGTCGTCACTCGTGACAGGTTTATCATACAAGTCGTCACTCGTGGCCGGTTTATCATACAAGTCGTCACTCGTGGCCGGTTTATCATACAAGTCGTCACTCGTGGCCGGTTTATCATACAAGTCGTCACTCGTGGCCGGTTTATCATACAAGTCGTCACTCGTGGCCGGTTTATCATACAAGTCGTCACTCGTGGCCGGTTTATCATACAAGTCGTCACTCGTGGCCGGTTTATTATACAAGTCGTTACTCGTGGCCGTTTTATCATACAAGTCGTCAATCGAGGCCGGTTTATCATACAAGTCGTCACTTGTAGCCGGTTTATCATACAAGTCGTCACTCATGACAAGTTTATCATACAAGTCGTCACTCGTGGCCGGTTTATCATGCAAGTCGTCACTCGTGGCCGGTTTATCATACAAGTCGTCACTCGGGGCCGGTTTATCATACAAGTCGTCACTCGTGGCCGGTTTATCATGAAAGTCGTCACCCGTGGCCGGTTTATCATACAAGTCGTCATTTGTTGCCGGTTTATCATACAAGTCGTCACTCCGGGCCGGTTTATCATAAAAGTCGTCACCCGTAGCCGGTTTATCATACAAGTCGTCACTCGTGGCCGGTTTATCATACAAGTCGTCATTCGTGGCCCGTTTATCATACAAGTCGTCAGTCGTGGCCGGTTTATCATACAAGTCGTCACTCGTGGCCGGTTTATCATACAAGTCGTCACTCGTGAATGGTTTATCATACAAGTCGTCACTCGTGACCGGTTTATCATACAAGTCGTCACTCGTGGCCGGTTTATCATACAAGTCGTCACTCGTGGCCGGTTTATCTTCCAATCTTCACTCGTGGCTGGTTTATCATACAAGTCGTCACTCATGGCCGGTTTATCATACAAGTCGTCACTCGTAGCCGGTTTATCATAAAAGTCCTCACTCGTGGCCGGTTTATCATACAAGTCGTCAATCGTGGCCGTTTATCATACAAGTCGTCACTCGTGGCCGGTTTATCATACAAGTCGTCACTCGTGGCCGGTTTATCATAAAAGTCGTCGCCCGTGGCCGGTTTATCATACAAGTCGTCACTCGTGGCCGATTTATCATACAAGTCGTCCCTCGTTGCCAGTTTATCATACAAGTCGTCACTCGTGGCCGGTTTATCATACACGTCGTCACTCGTGGCCGGTTTATTATACAAGTCGTCACTCGTGGCCGGTTTATCATACAAGTCGTCACTCGTGGCCGGTTTATCATACATGTCGTCACTCGTGACCGGTTTACCATACAAGTCGTCACTCGTGGCCGGTTTATCATACAAGTCGTCACTCGTGGCCGGTTTACCATACAAGTCGTCAGTCGTGGCCGGTTTATCATACAATTCGTCACTCGTGGCCGGTTTATCATTCAAGTCGTCACTCGTCGCCGGTTTATCATACAAGTCGTCACTCGTGGCCGGTTTATCATACAAGTCGTCACTCGTGGCCGGTTTATCATACAAGTCGTCACTCGTCGCCGGTTTATCATACAAGTCGTCACTCGTGGCCGGTTTATGaacttttctaaaaaaaaacgagTTATACGATCCAAACCATTGTATTTTATCTATTGTAGTTGACACCTAGATATTATAAGAAGCAGCATGAAAACTAGCCATTATACTGTTGAACTTTGTCTTAGAAAATACCATAATGCagaatacatttcaatttaaaggaTCATAATTGAAGACCTAATGAAAgctaaaacaaatttaaatttgaaaacaaatcaatgcAACAAGAGTAAACCATAGCTAGAGAATTTGCAAACACAATTCCTGttaatcatttttgtaaattgcTTATTGCTCATTTGTCAAAATTCTCTGAGGTGTCACAATTGATCCTCTTTTGAAAATTCCTCACTGATTTAAACACAGACCTATTTTACATTGTCCAAAAACCTAAATGGTTtactaataaaatataaaaataatggatttttatgtttatttcagaatACAATGGTGTTTATCTATTTGTTATTCGCAGCAGTACTtggtaaatattatatttctttctttgcaatgaatacattaaatattgattttcatACCAGGCTAAGATGTAATGAAACAtcgattttaattttttgccaTGAAGTGATCGAATATTGCTTTTCTGGCCTTGCCATGGAATAATTGAATAGTGCATGTCATACTTAAGTATGAATTCATAGAATATCAGTGTTCTTATTTTGCCATAAAATAATTGAGTATTGCTTTCATTACTTTACCATAAATTCATAGAAAACTAGTCTTCTTGTGTTGCCATGAAATAAATGAGTATTGCTTTCATTTCTTTACCATAAATTCATAGAAAAATAGTGTTCTTGTGTTGCCATGAAAAAATTGAGTATTGCTTTCATTACTTTACCATAAATTCATAGAAAACTAGTGTTCTTGTGTTGCCATAAAATAATTGAGTATTGCTTTCATTACTTTCCATAAATTCATAGAAAACTAGTGTTCTTGTGTTGCCATGAAATAATTGAGTATTGCTTTCATTACTTTACCACAAATTCATAGAAAACTAGTGTTCTTGTGTTGCCATGAAATAATTGAGTATTGCTTTCATTACTTTGCCATAAATTCATAGAAAACTAGTGTTCTTGTGTTGCCATGAAATAACTGAGTATTGCTTTCATTACTTTACCATAAATTCATAGAAAACTAGTGTTCTTGTGTTGCCATGAAATAGTTGAGTATTGCTTTCATTACTTTACCTTAAATTCATAGAATACTGATTGTCTTAATTGGCCACGAAATGATTGAATATTACTTTCCTCACTTTACCATggtgaaatgaaatattgaataaatgataACTCAACTATACTATTAGAGGAGCGCCGTGAATCAGGTAATAGACTTAAGTCCAATCCCTATTTACATAATTGATAATTAGTCTTGTCctgaatattaaacataacGTACATAAACGCTATGAATGTATGTGATAGGGTTTAAAATCACACCCATGTTATGTTCAATactgatttttaaaaacttacaattgttaaaaattgtacCCATTCTATCTcataaattcaatatatttatttatagttcCAGGTGCAGACAGTTTGCATTGTCTAAACTGTGACGATGTTTCAAGAGCAAGGGATTGTGAATTCATAACAAAATGCAGCTCAGATGAAGTATTTATGCAAatcaacttatataaataacactCCAATTATCCCTGTTTTAATCTTCTTTATGAACATGTATAATTAAACGTTGTCAAAATAAGCAATAACAGTTTAACAAGCTCTAAATTTCCCATTATAGAGTTGTAGCGCTTTGCTCAGGCAAatgcaaattaataataatgtaaattcaATTGCTCTAAAAATGGCCTTATTCAAGACGTGGCATAACACTTTGTATTTCCATATCATTAGTGATCGTATGACTGCATTATATCTAATATATTATCGTTGTTGCGCCTGTACAGTTCGTAGCATAAATGCATCTCGtatatttgtatgcatgtaaTGGCTACTGTATGGTGCGTAGCAGGACTGCATACTGTTTGTGTTATTGCAGTTATAGTGATTGGTAAATTCATGGAAAAAATGCGTGATTGAAGTTATTATCGGGGAATGAACGCATTAGGAATTCCGAATGACTGtactgtatttatttaaaacaatgttcacAGTTGATACTCATAACTTTAAGATGATCCATTATGTCCTTTTGAGTTTGGTGCTAGTGTAAatgttgtttgcatttaaaacacGTCATGTTTAGGTGGTCCATAGGTGCTTTTGTAGAGCAGTGAtagtgtaaatattgtttgttgttgaaTGTCAAGTTGGTCAATAATTATCTTTGTAGTTCTGAGCTAAGGTAAATATTTTTCGTGTTGGAAATATGtcaataaattatcattttagtGATTTGCTAGTTTAAATATTGTGTGTAGTGGTAGTATGTCAAGTTGGTCAATAATTTCCCATTGTAGTTTTGTGCTGGTATAAATATTGTTCGTAGTGGAAACATGTCAAGTTGGGAAATCATTTTCCATTGTTATTCTGTgctaatgtaaatattgattgtaGTGGACATATGTCACGTTAGACAATAAATTCTCTTTGTAGTTATTTGCTAGTTTGAAAATTGTGTGTAGTGGTAGTATGTCAAGTTGGTCAATATTTTCTGATTGTAGTTCTGTGCTggtgtaatatttgtttttagtgTTAACATGTCAAGTTGGTCAAGAATTTTCCATTGCTATACTGTGCtagtgtaaatatttttgtaatggTAGTATGTCAAGTTGGTCAATAATTTCCCATTGTAATACTGTGTtggtgtaattattgtttgtactTAAAATATGCCAATTTGGTCAATAATTTTCCATTGTAGTACTGTGCTAGTGTTAATATTTTCGTTTAGATggtcaatttgatattttttatagagCAGTGCTGTGTAAATAGTGTTTGTTGTTAAAACATGTCAAGTTGGTCAATAATTCCCATTGTAGGTCTGTGCTggtgttaatatttttgtagtGGAAACATGTCAAGTTAGTTGATAAATTTGCATTGTTATATTGTGCTAGTGTAAATATTGTGTGTGGTGGTAATATGTCAAGTTTGTCAATAATTCCCATTGCTATACTGCGCTagtgtaaatattaattgtaGTGGCAATATGTCAAGTTGGACAATAAATTACCAGTGTATTTATGTGccagtgtaaatattgtttgtagttgaattatgtcaaaatggtcaatgaTTTCCCATTGTAATACTATGCtagtttaaatattgttcaaagtGGAAAAATGTCAATTTGGTCAATAATTTCCCATTGTAGTTCTTTGCTAGTGTAAATATTGTTGGTAGTGAAATAAAGGTCAAGTTTGTCAATAAATTATCATTGTAGTTATTTGCTAGTGTAAGTATTGTTTGATGTGGAAATATGTCTAGTTAGTCAATAATTTCCTATTGCAGTTCGTTGCTAGTTAAATATTTGTCGTAGTGGAAAAAAATTAAGTTGGTCAATAATTTCCCATTCGAGTTTTGTGctggtgtaaatattgtttgtacttCAAATATGACAAGTTGGTCAATAATTTCCCATTGTAGTTTAGTGCTAGTGTAAATAGTGTATGTAGTGGTAGTAGGTCAAGTTGGTCAATAATTTTCCATTGTAGTTTTGTGCTAGTGTTAATAGTGTTCATAGTGGAAATGTGTCAAGTTGGTCAACAGTTTCCCATTGTTGTACTGTGCtagtgtaaatattgtttgtagtGGAAACATGTGAAGTTAGTTGATAATTTCTCATCGCTATACTGTGCTAGTGTAAATATTGATTGTAGTGGAAACATGTCAAGTTAGTTGATAATTTCCGATTGTTATACTGTGCTAGTGTAAATATTGATTGTAGTGGAAACATGTCAAGTTGGGCAATCAATTCTCATTGTAGTTATTTGCTAGTTTAAATATTGTGTGTAGTGGTAGCATATCAAGTTGGTCAATAATTTCTTATTGTAGTTCTGTGATAGTGTAAATATTGTTCGTAGTGTAAATATGTCAAGTTGCTCAATAATTTCTCATTGTAGTTCTGTGCTAGTGTAAATATTGTTCGTAGTGTAAATATGGCAAGTTAGTAAATAAGTTCCCATTGAAGTTCTGTGCttgtgtaaatattgtttctaGTGGTAATATGTCAATTTGGTCAATAATTTACCATTGTAGTTATGTGCTAGCGTTAGAATTGTTCGCAGTTAAAACATATCGTGTTAAGATTGCCCATAGGGTCCCGTTTTTGTTATCTGTGAGTGTAAATATATTTCGAAGTTCAAACATGTCATGTTAAGTTGGTCCATAATATCTTTTTGTAGTACACTTgtagaataaatattttagtacaGTACTTATAATAGTATTGGTCGCAGTTGAAATACTCATGTCAGGCTAGTTCATAATGTCTCTTTATAATACTATGCTGGTGTAGGTTTTGTACTCAGTTAATACATGTCATGTTGAGTTGGTCGACAATGTCCCTTTGTAGTTCTGTTTTGGTGTAGGTAATTTTAGCACTCAAAACACACGATTTTAAAGCAGTCCATAAGGCCTTTTTATAGTTTTGTACTGGTGTAACTATTATTCGCACTCAAAACACATAATTTTAAGGCAGTCCATAAGGCCTATTTGTATTACTTTATTGGTGTAATGATTGTTCAAAAATGATACTTGTCATTTTTAGGTGGTACATAATGTGCTTTTATCGTACTGTGCTTGTGTAAGGAGTGTTAACGATTAAAACACGTCATATTAAGATGGTCCATAATGTTCATTTGTAGTAATTTGATAGTGTTAGCATTGTTCGTAACTGAGACACATCATGTTTAGAAAGTCCATCAAGTTATTTTGTAGAATTTGCTAGCAATTGAATGCAACTATAAGTATTGTCCACTCAGACATCAGGTagaaaatgtgttgttgtttatagtttataaaCCTAACATCAGGCTCGTTCCAAGGCAAGAAAATTAAGTTCAAGTTGTATCACTAGAATGTACTGAAATACTGATTTGTTTCAGGTATGTGTATCAACCCTGTATCGAACAACTAATGGTAACCTAAGACGAACAGTAGGATGCAGAGGCTTAgatgtaaatatttttcttgtttcgttttctcaaactcatatatacacacagacacacacacatacacacgcacacacacgtaCGCACATGCCCAcgtacacaaacacacacacgcacacgcacgtaTAAGTACATGTCTAAGCACCGCCATATAAGGACAAGCAACATGGtacatgaaaataaattcatCACATTTTAGagtgtattttataaaatatttacgtCTTGATGTTAGACGGACTGAATGTTAGCTGTGTGGATCatcaaatacataaacaattttaagcaaaataccACCAACTAGGGACATTGATTGACCTGTAAATTTAGTATGAACCA
Coding sequences:
- the LOC128221505 gene encoding activating transcription factor 7-interacting protein 1-like, with the translated sequence MAVMRIDYSQFFPYIRRKVHKPATSDDLYDKPATSDDLYDKPATSDDLYDKPATSDDLYDKPATSDDLNDKPATSDELYDKPATTDDLYGKPATSDDLYDKPATSDDLYGKPVTSDDMYDKPATSDDLYDKPATSDDLYNKPATSDDVYDKPATSDDLYDKLATRDDLYDKSATSDDLYDKPATGDDFYDKPATSDDLYDKPATSDDLLEDKPATSDDLYDKPATSDDLYDKPVTSDDLYDKPFTSDDLYDKPATSDDLYDKPATTDDLYDKRATNDDLYDKPATSDDLYDKPATGDDFYDKPARSDDLYDKPATNDDLYDKPATGDDFHDKPATSDDLYDKPAPSDDLYDKPATSDDLHDKPATSDDLYDKLVMSDDLYDKPATSDDLYDKPASIDDLYDKTATSNDLYNKPATSDDLYDKPATSDDLYDKPATSDDLYDKPATSDDLYDKPATSDDLYDKPATSDDLYDKPATSDDLYDKPVTSDDLYDKPATSDDLYDKPATTDDLYDKTATSNDLYDKPATSDDLLEDKPATSDDLYDKQATSDDLYDKPVTSDDLYDKPFTSDDLYDKPATSDDLYDKPATTDDLYDKPAKSDDLYDKPATSDDLYDKPATGDDFYDKPARSDDLYDKPATSDDLYDKPATGDDF